Sequence from the Polyangiaceae bacterium genome:
ACGGGCAATCCAGTGAGTTGGCGCAGGTTGTGATGGGGTGGCAGCTGCCAGCCAGGCACTCCGCGGTATCACCGCAATCGACGTTCGAGAGGCAGGAGACACACTCCCCCAGGGATTTGTTGCACAGGAGCCCCAGCGGCGTGCAGTCCTTGTCCGAGTCGCAGGACACCGGACCCGTCGCGCCGCTTCCTCCTTCACCCCCGCTGGCGCCCGAGCCCCCAGCGGAGCTCCCGCCAGCTTCGACTCCGCCATCGCCAGCCAGGCCAGATCCGTTGCTGGAACCGCAACCGGAGAGGACGGCGCAGATCGCCAGCACACTCCACGCTACCTGCTTCGTGGCTATCGGCCACGCGTTCGTCCTCGCCATACGCACACCTCCTACGTCCCCGCTCGGTCAGGCCTTCCACCCGGGATCGCTCGCACTCGGCTGAGGACGAAGCCTAGAGCGTTTCGCGCGCGTCTAGCCGCCAGATCACGCGGTGCGGATAGAAGCGAAACTTCTTTTTGAAGCGACGCATGGGCGGAGCCGCGCCGAAGTAGGTGCCGTACATGAAGTAGCGTACGGCGGGGTATCGCTTGTAAACCTGCTCGGCGATGCCGATGAGCATCATCGGGACGATACCGTCCGACTGGAAGTTAGCGTGTCCCAGGATGTGCTGGAGCGAGCAGAGTTCCCCGCTGATGAAGCAGGAGGAATACGCGACCAGCTTATCCTTAAGGAAAACGCCGAAGTACGGATAGTCGTGGTACGCATTCCGCGACTTGGGGTTCTGGTGTGCTTCGACCTCACCACGCAAGTAGCTCTCGGGCATCACGCCCTGGCGCTCCGGTGTGGATTGCCTGATCTCGGCTACCGCCTCCAAGTTCGCGTTGAAGTCCAGCGGGGCGAAGCGATACCCAGCCTTCTGCGCCTTCTTGAAGTTCCGACGGGCGGACGCTTCGATATACATGAAGTATTCTTCATGGGTGCGAGGCAGCACGCAGAGCGCGCATCCCCAAGCCTTGCTACGGATCAGTGGGAACTTCGGGTGCGGCCGAGTCGCATCCGCATACCAGCGCTGAGTGCAGTCGGCGTAGAACGGGTCGTTGTCCACGGTACGCTTGAGCATCAAGTTGACCGTGAGCACCGGCATGCGAGCTAGCTCAGCGAGATCTGCGCGCACCGCCTCTCCTCGAGTGCGAAGCATGGCGGCGTAATATGACAGCCGGCCGGTGGCGCCTTGTTCTTCCGGCGCAGCTGCTTCCTCGCCGGGTTGTTTGCTCGAAGTGACTGCGTTCACGCGGTGGCCGTTGCTGGTGGAGCGAGTATTCAAACTGACACTACGCGGTGCGCTCCCATGGTGGTGTTCCCAAAGGGGTGTTCCGAACCTACCGCACGCGGGCACACCTCCCAAGCGGAAGCGTAGTCGATATCGTTCATCGCTAACAACCGCGCGGCAGCAAACCTGACCATTTCACCGAGCGGCCACTCGTTGCGCGCTCGCTCTCGCCGGACCAAGAGGAGCCCGGCCGAGCCGAGCGTCTCAAATGTGAGCATGAACACATGTTCTGATCGGTGTGACCCGATTTGGCCGGGAGATCGCCTACACCGGCGTGATTCAGCCGCCGCAGCTAAGCTGCACATCAATCACATCCACATCGGTGAGCACCATCACCGATTCGGCTCCAGTCGCTGACATGAGCTTGATTTCATGGGCGCCTGACGAGTTACCCGCACGGCTTAGTACGAGAGAAGCCACTGCACCGGAAGGCAAGACGCACGGGGAGTTGTCATTGGGGAAATCCCCAAGCTGGGCTGCTTGGCCGCCGCTCAACGACCAAATGCGCTCTCCCGTGTCTGGCCGATTCATCTCAAAAACGAGTCCACCATTGGGCGCCATTGCCGGGTGATGCAGGGCGGTCGCTTCAGCCGCGAATCCACTCCCGGGCGCGGCTTCAACCTTGAATCCACTCCCGTCCACCCCAACCGAGCACACAGCGTTCCCGGCGCCGCCGTAGGGTTCGTTTCCACAGTCAAAAACTACGCGCTTGCCATCCGGAGTCGGCGAGGGCTGAGTGTTGTACGCGTAGCCGGAGCTAGCGGTCAGTAGCTGCTTGGTGCTCCAACTGCCTCCAGACTTGCGAGTGACGAAGAGATCTCGGCTGTGGCTTCCGCCGTCTGCGGAGTAGACGACCCACCCGCCGCCTGGCCCCACCGCCAAGGCCCGATCCGGATGCACGTCTTCACCGCCCGCTTGCACCCGCTCCCCGCTCTTGAGCCCGCGATCAACGAGCACCAAGCAGTCCCAGTCTCCACAGCCAAAACGGGTTGTCGTCAACGCCAGGGCTTTGCCATCCAAGGAGATAGCGAGACTCTTGTCCTCACCTGGGGACACGGAGTTCAGCGCCGAGCTCACGTTAGTGAGCTTGCCCGATGCTTGGGCAGTGACCCACGCGGCGTAGCCGTCTGGGTGCATGAACGCGATCACGCCGCCAGTGGGCACGCCACCAGTCGCGCCTGTCCCGTTGCGAGCGCCGCTCCCTCCGGTCCCGCTGGCATCGGATGCGGCTCCACCGGTGCCCGCCCCAGGAGCGCTGTCATCTGACGCGTCCCGCACGCTCTGGTTGCTCGAGCCGCTGTTGTGACAAGCGACCAGCGCTGCGACGGTTCCCAGCAGGCCGAAGTAGCACCTGGCGGACCTCCCCCCAAAAACCTCCCAAGACATAGGCGGGCTCTAGCACGGAACGCCCCGAGAGCCAGGCCTCCCGGGGTCGTGTTGGGCTTGCTTGTCTTTCCTCGAGGAAGCGTGCCCCTCAGGCCCGGCGGGCGTGGGACCTGCGGCGCCGTGCAGCTGCGAACGCCAGTCCGGAGGCCAGCAGTAGCCAAGGCACTGAGGAACGCTTCGAGTCGCTGCCTGGCGCTGCCACGCGACACGTTGAGCCTTCATCGACGCCCTTGATCAGGCCATCGGTGCCCGCAGTACCACCGACGACTCCAGCGTCAGGCAGACCGCCACCAGCGCCACCAGTGGCGCCGCCAACACCGCCAGCACCGCCCGTAGTGCCACCGGCACCTGCGCTGCCCGCCACACCGGCCGTGCCGCCAGTTCCAGCCATACCACCCGCGCCACCCACGCCGATCGCTTCGCAGGAGCCGTTCACGCAGTCGAACCCAGAGGTGCACTCCGACGGGTCCGTGCAGGTGGTGGCGCAAGTCGTTCCACTGCAGAGATAAGGAGCACAGCTCGTCTGGAGCCCGTTGAGGCAGCTGCCGGTTCCGTTGCAGGCTGCCGCCGGCGTGGCGATGCCCGCCGAGCAGGAGCCGACGCCGCAAGCGATGCTTCCGTCGGGATACGCGCACTGGCCGCTGGTGCCGTCACAAGAGCCAGCACACACGCCGGTCCCACCACAGCTCGCTCGACCGTTGCGCGGGGTCCCCGTGACCGCCGTACAGGTGCCGACGGATCCGGCCTCGTTGCACGCTTCACACTGGCCGTTGCACGCCGTATCGCAACACACGCCATCCACGCAGAAGCCAGAAGCGCACTGCGCTGTCGCGCTGCAAGCAGCGCCTGGCGGCTGCGGGTCGACACAGACGCCGCCTGCGCAGTACTGACCCCCGCTGCAGTCGGTGTCGACGCTACAGTTGCCATCGCAGCGCGGATCCGTCGCGTGGCAGATGAACGGCGAACAGGTCTGCTGTTGCAGAGGCGAGCAGCTGCCACCACCCGTGCAGTGGCCCTCCAAGGTCGCGACACCCGCGCTACACGCGGCGTTGCGACACGCCGTCGCGCTTCCAGGATAGGCACACGCTGCGGTGGTCGCACCATCGCAAGTGCCAGCGCACGAGGTGCCATCGGTTGCACACGCCGGACGAGCGCCGCGAGGTGACCCGGTGACCGCGCTGCACACGCCTTCGTTGCCAGTGATGTTGCACGCTTCGCACTGGCCGTCACAGGCGCTGTTGCAGCAGTAGCCATCCACGCAGCGCCCGCTAACGCACATGCTGTCTCGGGCACACTGCTCGCCGTTGCTCTTGGTCGGCGTACACACGCCCGCGGCGCAGTACTCCGCGCCAGCGCTGCAGTCACCGTCCACCGTGCAGTTGCCCTCACACAAGGTCCCTGCGCAGTTGCCTGTGGGACACGTCAGGGTCTGAACCGCGGGGCAGCTGCCAGCGCCATTGCAGCCGGCGGAGAGCGTCGCCGTGCCGCTCGTACAGTCGGCGGCGCGGCACTCTGTGGATCCGCCCGGATACGCACACGCAGCGCGCTGCACGCCGTTGCAGGACCCGCCGCACACGCTGCCATCGTCCGCGCACGAAGGACGCGAACCGACGGGCGCGCCGGTGACCTCGGTGCAGGTGCCCTCGGAGCCGGAGACGCTGCACGCTTCACACTGGCCATTGCACGGTGCGTTGCAGCAGAAGCCATCCACGCAGAAGCCGCTGGCGCACTCGGTACCACCGCCACACGTCTCGCCATTGGTCTTGGCCGGCACGCAGGCACCCGCATCACAACGGAAACCGGTTTGACACTGCGTGTCCGTGGTGCACGTCGTCAGACACACCGTCGCGCTGCAACGATAGGGATCACACGTCTGCTGTTGTTGCGCCGGGCAGTTGCCCGCGCCGTCGCAGAACGCTTCGACCACCGACTGACCGTTGTTGCAATTGGGCGCGCGGCACTGGGTCGTGCCCCCAGCGAAACCACATGCAGTGCGGTTCGCGCCATCGCACTGACCGTTGCACACCGAACCATCGCCGGTGCAGGCGGTGCGACCTCCATGAGGTGCGCCGCTGACCGGCGAGCAAGTGCCTGCGTTGCCAGCGACATCGCACGCTTCGCACTGACCGGTGCAGGCCGCGTTGCAGCACACACCGTCGACGCACAGGTTGCTCGAGCACTGACGCGCCTCGGTGCAGGCATTCCCGTTCGGGAACTTAGCCACGCACGAAGTGCCGTTGCACCAGTTGGTCGAGGTGCAGTTCGCGTCACTCGAGCACGTGTTCTGGCAAGACGTGGCACCACACACATAAGGGGCGCAGGCGTTCGTCTGAATGGTCGGGCAAGCTGCGTTCGCGCCGTCGCAGGTGGCGGCGAGAGTCTCGGTCCCGCTGCTGCAGCTCGCTGCACGACACTGGGTGGTCGAGTCGAACGCGTTCGCCGGACAGTTCATCGATGAGCCGTTGCAGGTCTCAGCTGGATCACACACCCCAGCGCTTGGCCGGCAAGTGACGCTGCCAGCGGGCACCGCGGTACAGGTGCCCTGGGAACCGGCCACATTGCACGCGCGACAGTCGTTTGGATTCGAGTCGCCGCAGTCGGCGTTGCAGCAGAAGCCGTCTTCACACTGATTGCTGGAGCAATCTGAGTTCTGAGTGCACGAGTTGCCGTTGGTCGGCAGACACTGGCCGCCGGCGTTGCACGTGACGGCTCCGGAACAACTGCCGGGATCGTCCTGATTCGAGATCACCGTGGTGCAGGTGCCCGCCGCGTTCGCACACGAACGGCACGGAGTAGTACAAGTGCTCGTGCAGCAGCGGCCATCGACGCAGTTGCCAGTGCCGCACTGATGGTTGCCCGACGAGTCGATGGTGTCGCCGGAGCAAACCGCACCAGCCGACTTGTCCGGTTGGCACGTCCCACCGCTGTTCGAGCTGCAGTAGTGATCCGCGTCACACTGGTTGTCTGCGGTACAGCTGGTGGTACACGAACCACCGTTGCAAGAGCCGGGATCGCACTGGTTCTTCGGATCCGTGAAGGGATCGATGTTGGCGCAGGTGCCGTTTGCTCCCACGGAGATGCTCGCACTGCAAGCCTGACAGGTCGGGCAGCTGGAGGTGTTGCAGCAGATGTTGTCAACGCACTGGTTGTTCGCGCACTCGTTGTTGCCGCCGCACGACTGCCCGACGGCCTTCTTGGCGACGCAGGAGCTGCCGCTGCAGTAGAAACCGGAGATGCAGTGGGTATCGCTCGAACAGGTCGTGCGGCAGTTACCAGAGTTGCAGGTGTAGTTGGAGCAGCCGGTGGAGGGTGCTGGAGTGCCGGAGGAGAGCACGCAGGTTCCGGACCCATTACACGCTCGACACGCGCCGCCGCAGCTGGTGTTGCAGCAAACCCCGTCCCAGCACTGACCCGAGAAACAGGCGCTGCTCGACGAGCTGTCTGGCGAGCAGGCCGCACCCTGAGGGTTGCGGTAGGTGACCGTCAACGCCGGAGGTGTCGCGCCTTCGCTGGACGTGATGATGGCGAGGCCGCCGCTGGTCTGGGACACCCGGAAGCCGTTGTTCGTGCTCCCGTTGACCCAGGCCTGGACGATTGTGGCGACGTCGATATTTACGGTCGTGGGCACCGCAGTGTAGTCCGCCGTGGCGGTCGAACCGGTCCCAGGGATGGCTCCCGGCGTGCCAACGTCCCCCTTGCAGAAACCACCACTGCCACCTGCGACGCTGGTTGTGCCCTCGCTCCAGGTGCCATTGGCGCGCTGGACCGTGATGGTACGCATCCCTGCAGCGGGGGGCGCACACACGAGGCAGTCCTCCAGGTGCAATGCGAGCGACGCGGTGTCGATGTGCGCGTTCGCCGGGATATTGTTGAGGTTGAAGCGAATCAGCGCGGTGCGGGTCGTGTTGCCCGTCTCGTTGGTCGAGCCCACGACGCCCGCGCAAATCGCGGGCGCGTCACCGTTCTTTTCTCGGTCCGTCCCCGACTGCATGTCGTCATCGAGGACGGGCGTCGCGGTCGTCAGCGCCCCTGCCACCTGTGCCACGGGTTCATTGGGAGTGTTCTGAACGTCTCCGGACGAACACCCTGCCAAGCACCCAACCACCGAAATGAGGACGCACCCCAGCCAAGCAAGCCTCTTCATACAACCCCTCCAGACTCTAATCGATCTGGGAGGCTGGGACGAGCTTAGAGCCCAAATCGTATCGGGTCCGCCGCACTCGCCGGCTCGTCGTCACCGACGTTTTGCGTGCTGCCGTTCCCAAGCACCCCGTTTTGTCCGCTCCCCCAGCACCTGACTCCGTCCGCCGACAGCAAGCAGCAGGCGGCAAACGCACAAGCCAGATCAGTTCCCGCAGGCAGGTCCAGGTCGCTGGTTGCGTTGGCCGAATCCACACTCAAGGTGTCGCCTTTGCCAAGCTGACCGACGTCCGCGGCACCCCAGCAGCGGACCTGGCCGTCTGATTTCAGAGCGCATGTGTGGTGCTGGCCGCCGCCGACCTTCTGGGTGTCGCCAATCATCAGCGGCGACACGGCAGACAGCGGCTCATCATCACCCAAGCTGTCGCGAGCGCCGGAGCCAAGCTGGCCATCCATCCCTTGCCCAAAGCACTTGAGCTCGCCGCCGGTGCCCACGAAACAGGTGTGGGCGATACCGCCCCCCACCGCGTGGAGTGGAAAGCCCGCCGTAAGCGCTCCCGCACTCGCCGGCTCATCGTCACCGATGCTCAGAGTGTCGCCGTGACCGAGCTGACCTGCGTTGTTGTTCCCCCAGCAGCTCACCTGCTGATCGTTCCACGCACAGGTGCGGAAGAAGCCCGCCCAAATGTGATCCGGCGTGAAACCTAGAGGCACGTCGCCGGCACTCGCGGGAGTCTCGTCGTCCCCAATCGTGTCCAGGTTTCCGTAGCCAAGCTCGCCAGCCATGGAGAGTCCCCAGCAACGCACGCTCCCGTTGGTGAGGAGCACGCACGCATGACTCCCACCGACACTCAGTTCTGCAACCTCACCCCCAACGTCCGCGAAGCCGCCCGCGCTGACTGGCTCGTCGTCACCGATCAACTCCCGGTTGCCAACTCCCAGCTGACCCACGCTATTCGAACCCCAGCAACGCACGCGATGACTCTCGAGCAGCGCGCAGCTGTGTGCGCGACCGGCCCCGATGGAGATCGCCGCCTCCCCCAGAGCGACGGGTTGCCCTGCCGAGACCGGCTCGTCATCACCGATCGTTTCCGTGGACCCAAGCCCCAGCTGACCGTCGCTATTGCTCCCCCAGCAGCGCACCGAACCGTCGGCAAACAGGGCACACACATGCTGAGCTCCGGCGGCAAGCGCACTGGGCACTCCCGCAGCTCCCCCAGAACCTGACGAGCCGCCTGCCCCGCTGGTCCCGCCGGTGCCGCTCGTGCCGCCAACCCCCGAGCTGCTGCCACCCTCGTCCCCACATCCGACCAGACAACCGAGAGCTAGGAGCCCGGCAATCGCCATTCTCATGCCGGAACCATAGAGAATTGATCGGCACCGAGCCACTTTGTGATTGGGTGACAGTTTGTGGTTGTTCGCACTCCCGGGTGCGAGTTTGGACGCTAACCGCGCGGATACAATCCCCGCACGAAGCCTCGAATCGAGCAAAACTCAGGCTGGACGTTGTTCGCCCACGAGCCGCTCAGATGCGTCTACACTGCGGCACGTGGACCAGCCCCCCCTGGACAACCAAACGGATTTCTTCGCACATCCCCAGCTCCTACTGGACAAAGACGGCGAGAAGCTCGCAGTGGTCATCAAGGCCACTTGGGAGATGCCCCATGACCGCTCGGGGCCACTCGAGCTGGCACCGGAGCACCGCATGCGCCCGTTGTGGTTCGCCGATGTGCCCTGGGGCGAGCCGGAAATCCCAAGCATCGCGTACCCGGCGGACCTTTGCTTACGCAAGCCCGGCACCGACGTCATCGTCGTGGGGACCGCTCATGCCCCCGAGGGAAAGGCCGTGCCGAGCTTCGACGTGTTGGTGCGGGCCGGTCAACTTCAGAAGGCAGTCAAGGTGTACGGGCTTCGCGTATGGGAAAAGAACGGCACCGGGCTGAGCGAGGCGCGGCCCATCTCCTCGCTGGAGATGCGCTATGACTACGCCTGGGGCGGTTTCGACGACAGCGACGAAGAGAACATCGTCGAGGAGGGTCGCAACCCTGTAGGCATGGGCTGCGTGCGCGACCCCAGCGTGCTCACGCATCAGGCGGCGCCGCACATCGAAGACCCAGCGTTCCCGATCCAGAACTACAAGACCGCACCTCCCCCCGCTGGTGTCGGAGCGACGGGCCGCAGCTATTTGCCGCGCAGAAAATACGCCGGCACCTATGACGAGGCCTGGCAAGAGCTGCGAGCGCCGCTGTTGCCCAAGGACTTCGACGATCGTTTCAATGTGGCTGCGTCACCAGGTTTGTGGTCGGAGATCCCGTTCCGCGGTGGGGAAGCCGTGCAGCTCTTGAATCTCGTCCCCGGCGGCGGCGTACTGCAGTTCAACCTCCCGCTGGTTGGCGTACAAGTCGAGTTCGAGGTGGACGATCGGGAGCCGCTCGTGGTGAAGCCCCAGCTGGACACCGTGCTGATCGACACCTTGGGTATCGGCCCGGACAAGCCTATTGCAGTTGAAATGGTGTGGCGTGCTTCGACCAAAGCACCTCGCCGCATGAAGGACTCGAAC
This genomic interval carries:
- a CDS encoding DNRLRE domain-containing protein, whose protein sequence is MAQVAGALTTATPVLDDDMQSGTDREKNGDAPAICAGVVGSTNETGNTTRTALIRFNLNNIPANAHIDTASLALHLEDCLVCAPPAAGMRTITVQRANGTWSEGTTSVAGGSGGFCKGDVGTPGAIPGTGSTATADYTAVPTTVNIDVATIVQAWVNGSTNNGFRVSQTSGGLAIITSSEGATPPALTVTYRNPQGAACSPDSSSSSACFSGQCWDGVCCNTSCGGACRACNGSGTCVLSSGTPAPSTGCSNYTCNSGNCRTTCSSDTHCISGFYCSGSSCVAKKAVGQSCGGNNECANNQCVDNICCNTSSCPTCQACSASISVGANGTCANIDPFTDPKNQCDPGSCNGGSCTTSCTADNQCDADHYCSSNSGGTCQPDKSAGAVCSGDTIDSSGNHQCGTGNCVDGRCCTSTCTTPCRSCANAAGTCTTVISNQDDPGSCSGAVTCNAGGQCLPTNGNSCTQNSDCSSNQCEDGFCCNADCGDSNPNDCRACNVAGSQGTCTAVPAGSVTCRPSAGVCDPAETCNGSSMNCPANAFDSTTQCRAASCSSGTETLAATCDGANAACPTIQTNACAPYVCGATSCQNTCSSDANCTSTNWCNGTSCVAKFPNGNACTEARQCSSNLCVDGVCCNAACTGQCEACDVAGNAGTCSPVSGAPHGGRTACTGDGSVCNGQCDGANRTACGFAGGTTQCRAPNCNNGQSVVEAFCDGAGNCPAQQQQTCDPYRCSATVCLTTCTTDTQCQTGFRCDAGACVPAKTNGETCGGGTECASGFCVDGFCCNAPCNGQCEACSVSGSEGTCTEVTGAPVGSRPSCADDGSVCGGSCNGVQRAACAYPGGSTECRAADCTSGTATLSAGCNGAGSCPAVQTLTCPTGNCAGTLCEGNCTVDGDCSAGAEYCAAGVCTPTKSNGEQCARDSMCVSGRCVDGYCCNSACDGQCEACNITGNEGVCSAVTGSPRGARPACATDGTSCAGTCDGATTAACAYPGSATACRNAACSAGVATLEGHCTGGGSCSPLQQQTCSPFICHATDPRCDGNCSVDTDCSGGQYCAGGVCVDPQPPGAACSATAQCASGFCVDGVCCDTACNGQCEACNEAGSVGTCTAVTGTPRNGRASCGGTGVCAGSCDGTSGQCAYPDGSIACGVGSCSAGIATPAAACNGTGSCLNGLQTSCAPYLCSGTTCATTCTDPSECTSGFDCVNGSCEAIGVGGAGGMAGTGGTAGVAGSAGAGGTTGGAGGVGGATGGAGGGLPDAGVVGGTAGTDGLIKGVDEGSTCRVAAPGSDSKRSSVPWLLLASGLAFAAARRRRSHARRA
- a CDS encoding PD40 domain-containing protein: MSWEVFGGRSARCYFGLLGTVAALVACHNSGSSNQSVRDASDDSAPGAGTGGAASDASGTGGSGARNGTGATGGVPTGGVIAFMHPDGYAAWVTAQASGKLTNVSSALNSVSPGEDKSLAISLDGKALALTTTRFGCGDWDCLVLVDRGLKSGERVQAGGEDVHPDRALAVGPGGGWVVYSADGGSHSRDLFVTRKSGGSWSTKQLLTASSGYAYNTQPSPTPDGKRVVFDCGNEPYGGAGNAVCSVGVDGSGFKVEAAPGSGFAAEATALHHPAMAPNGGLVFEMNRPDTGERIWSLSGGQAAQLGDFPNDNSPCVLPSGAVASLVLSRAGNSSGAHEIKLMSATGAESVMVLTDVDVIDVQLSCGG
- a CDS encoding DUF2169 domain-containing protein, translated to MDQPPLDNQTDFFAHPQLLLDKDGEKLAVVIKATWEMPHDRSGPLELAPEHRMRPLWFADVPWGEPEIPSIAYPADLCLRKPGTDVIVVGTAHAPEGKAVPSFDVLVRAGQLQKAVKVYGLRVWEKNGTGLSEARPISSLEMRYDYAWGGFDDSDEENIVEEGRNPVGMGCVRDPSVLTHQAAPHIEDPAFPIQNYKTAPPPAGVGATGRSYLPRRKYAGTYDEAWQELRAPLLPKDFDDRFNVAASPGLWSEIPFRGGEAVQLLNLVPGGGVLQFNLPLVGVQVEFEVDDREPLVVKPQLDTVLIDTLGIGPDKPIAVEMVWRASTKAPRRMKDSNTIVSEVAVVP